Proteins from one Suncus etruscus isolate mSunEtr1 chromosome 3, mSunEtr1.pri.cur, whole genome shotgun sequence genomic window:
- the LOC126004409 gene encoding tripartite motif-containing protein 75-like — translation MELSAGLAKLQAEVMCPVCLDYLKDPVTLDCGHNFCGACIENSWKEVEGTFPCPLCRQPRLRRSVSANPQLARLVELAQLLQGSRPLAGEEAQAEARSCAEHQQELSLFCEDHQELLCPRCAQSAAHQGHRVATVQEAARRHRQRLGGYIGPLKKRLAQVQKMTVAQDRTLRQLREDVDRQKRRLASEFEQLAELVERQQDAALGRLAEEDKRLQRQLSANIAAYSDHIARLKGLMKEVAERSVLSEEMLLAGLGGVVRRCEDLQPPAVAPLSCRRPNYSLPPLCSALSNLIRRFREPVSLDPQRAHPSLLVSEDGKSVSWVPKRLRSQTSAKSGGSSAELVVLGREGFSCGRHYWEVQVGDKPEWAVGLQDGVYLGAGSAGAPLAVKDRPKVIGIFLDYELGQLCFYNASDRSYLHSFLETFAEVLKPYFRVGLDCTPLTLSTGSGDLD, via the exons ATGGAGTTGTCCGCAGGCCTGGCCAAACTGCAGGCAGAGGTCATGTGCCCCGTGTGCCTGGACTACCTCAAGGACCCGGTGACCCTGGACTGCGGACACAACTTCTGTGGCGCCTGCATCGAGAATTCCTGGAAGGAGGTGGAGGGCACGTTCCCCTGCCCACTGTGCAGGCAGCCCCGCCTGAGAAGGAGCGTCAGTGCCAACCCGCAGCTGGCGAGGCTGGTGGAGCTGGCCCAGCTCCTGCAGGGCTCCAGGCCCCTTGCAGGCGAGGAGGCGCAGGCAGAGGCGCGCAGCTGTGCGGAGCACCAGCAGGAGCTGAGCCTCTTCTGCGAGGACCACCAGGAGCTGCTGTGCCCGCGCTGCGCTCAGAGCGCGGCCCACCAGGGCCACCGCGTGGCGACGGTGCAGGAGGCCGCGCGCCGGCACCGCCAGAGGCTCGGCGGCTACATCGGGCCCCTCAAGAAGCGCCTGGCCCAGGTGCAGAAGATGACGGTGGCGCAGGACAGGACCCTGCGGCAGCTGCGGGAGGACGTGGACCGGCAGAAGCGGCGGCTGGCGTCGGAGTTCGAGCAGCTCGCGGAGTTGGTGGAGCGCCAGCAGGACGCCGCGCTGGGCAGGCTGGCCGAGGAAGACAAGCGCCTGCAGAGGCAGCTCAGCGCCAACATCGCCGCCTACTCGGACCACATCGCCCGGCTCAAGGGCCTCATGAAGGAGGTGGCGGAGCGCAGCGTCCTGTCCGAGGAGATGCTGCTCGCGGGCCTCGGGGGCGTCGTGCGGCGCTGCGAGGACCTGCAGCCCCCGGCCGTGGCGCCCCTGAGCTGCAGGCGCCCCAACTACAGCCTCCCCCCTCTGTGCTCTGCGCTCAGCAACCTCATCCGCAGGTTCCGCGAGCCCGTGAGCCTGGACCCCCAAAGGGCTCACCCTAGTCTGCTCGTGTCCGAGGACGGAAAGTCCGTGTCCTGGGTGCCCAAAAGGCTCAGATCGCAGACGAGCGCCAAGTCCGGAGGCAGCAGCGCCGAGCTGGTGGTCCTGGGCCGCGAAGGCTTCTCCTGTGGCCGCCACTACTGGGAGGTGCAGGTGGGCGACAAGCCCGAGTGGGCCGTGGGC CTGCAGGATGGCGTCTACCTGGGGGCCGGCTCTGCGGGGGCGCCCCTGGCTGTCAAGGACAGGCCCAAGGTCATCGGCATTTTTCTGGACTATGAGCTGGGCCAGCTTTGCTTCTACAATGCGAGCGACAGGTCCTACCTCCACTCTTTCTTGGAGACCTTTGCTGAGGTGCTGAAGCCCTACTTCCGTGTGGGACTCGACTGCACCCCTCTGACCCTGAGCACTGGGAGTGGGGACCTGGACTGA
- the LOC126004410 gene encoding tripartite motif-containing protein 75-like, whose protein sequence is MELSAGLAKLQAEVMCPVCLDYLKDPVTLDCGHNFCGACIENSWKEVEGTFPCPLCRQPRLRRSVSANPQLARLVELAQLLQGSRPLAGEEAQAEARSCAEHQQELSLFCEDHQELLCPRCAQSAAHQGHRVATVQEAARRHRQRLGGYIGPLKKRLAQVQKMTVAQDRTLRQLREDVDRQKRRLASEFEQLTEFVERQQDAALGRLAEEDKRLQRQLSANIAAYSDHIARLKGLMKEVAERSVLSEEMLLAGLGGVVRRCEALQPPAVAPMSFRRPDYSLPPLCSALSNLIRRFRKPVSLDPQMAHPSLRVSEDGKSVSWVPKRLRSQTSAKFGGSSAELVVLGREGFSCGRHYWEVQVGDKPEWAVGVCTDAPCSQAQGFPPGRKGLWVLQLQDGVYLGAGSAGAPLALKDRPKVIGIFLDYELGQLCFYNASDRSYLHSFSETFAEVLKPYFRVGPDCTPLTLSTGSGDLD, encoded by the coding sequence ATGGAGTTGTCAGCAGGCCTGGCCAAACTGCAGGCAGAGGTCATGTGCCCCGTGTGCCTGGACTACCTCAAGGACCCGGTGACCCTGGACTGCGGACACAACTTCTGTGGCGCCTGCATCGAGAATTCCTGGAAGGAGGTGGAGGGCACGTTCCCCTGCCCACTGTGCAGGCAGCCCCGCCTGAGAAGGAGCGTCAGTGCCAACCCGCAGCTGGCGAGGCTGGTGGAGCTGGCCCAGCTCCTGCAGGGCTCCAGGCCCCTTGCAGGCGAGGAGGCGCAGGCAGAGGCGCGCAGCTGTGCGGAGCACCAGCAGGAGCTGAGCCTCTTCTGCGAGGACCACCAGGAGCTGCTGTGCCCGCGCTGCGCTCAGAGCGCGGCCCACCAGGGCCACCGCGTGGCGACGGTGCAGGAGGCCGCGCGCCGGCACCGCCAGAGGCTCGGCGGCTACATCGGGCCCCTCAAGAAGCGCCTGGCCCAGGTGCAGAAGATGACGGTGGCGCAGGACAGGACCCTGCGGCAGCTGCGGGAGGACGTGGACCGGCAGAAGCGGCGGCTGGCGTCGGAGTTCGAGCAGCTCACGGAGTTCGTGGAGCGCCAGCAGGACGCCGCGCTGGGCAGGCTGGCCGAGGAAGACAAGCGCCTGCAGAGGCAGCTCAGCGCCAACATCGCCGCCTACTCGGACCACATCGCCCGGCTCAAGGGCCTCATGAAGGAGGTGGCGGAGCGCAGCGTCCTGTCCGAGGAGATGCTGCTCGCGGGCCTCGGGGGCGTCGTGCGGCGCTGCGAGGCCCTGCAGCCCCCAGCCGTGGCGCCCATGAGCTTCAGGCGCCCCGACTACAGCCTCCCCCCTCTGTGCTCTGCGCTGAGCAACCTCATCCGCAGGTTCCGCAAGCCCGTGAGCCTGGATCCCCAAATGGCTCACCCCAGTCTGCGCGTGTCCGAGGACGGCAAGTCCGTGTCCTGGGTGCCCAAAAGGCTCAGATCGCAGACGAGTGCCAAGTTCGGAGGCAGCAGCGCCGAGCTGGTGGTCCTGGGCCGCGAAGGCTTCTCCTGTGGCCGCCACTACTGGGAGGTGCAGGTGGGCGACAAGCCCGAGTGGGCCGTGGGCGTGTGCACAGACGCCCCTTGCAGCCAGGCCCAGGGCTTCCCGCCAGGCAGGAAGGGACTCTGGGTCCTGCAGCTGCAGGATGGCGTCTACCTGGGGGCCGGCTCTGCGGGGGCGCCCCTGGCTCTCAAGGACAGGCCCAAGGTCATCGGCATTTTCCTGGACTATGAGCTGGGCCAGCTTTGCTTCTACAATGCGAGCGACAGGTCCTACCTCCACTCTTTCTCGGAGACCTTTGCTGAGGTGCTGAAGCCCTACTTCCGTGTGGGGCCCGACTGCACCCCTCTGACCCTGAGCACTGGGAGTGGAGACCTGGACTGA